In Bacteroides cellulosilyticus, the genomic stretch TATTATCATCAAAATAACCTTTGCTGGCAGAAAGTACATCAATACCGTCTGGAAGTGTAAAACGCCCTCCTTTGGAACTCATTAACACAAGTTCGGTATTACTCCTCAAAATACTTATGCCTTGAGATGTCGGATAATTAGGTTCAAACACAATTCCTGCATTACTGACACTTGGAGTAGAATTTCCTCCTTCCCAATTGTGTACAAACAGACCATAACCGTGGGCATTTATAGCAAGATCAACCCTGTCACTACTCAATATCTTATTTACCAAACGAATATCCTCAAGATAGGCAACTAACGGCTTTACCATATCTCCATCCCTTCCATATAAACTTTCAATACTATAAAAGTCAAAAGCAGAATTTCCAGACAAAGCTGCCAGATGCATCTGTGCTGCATAAGGCACATTCGTATTAGTCTCCATTATCATACGAAAATTCTTACCCACATAAGGCATATTGTACCTCATACTTGCCACAAATGAGGTGTCTGACGAGAAATGATGCCGATAAGTATCGATACCCATAAAATCAAGATTTGTACCTTCTTTCGAAATACGACGTTCCTCATTCCCATACACACGAGCCATGACATTCCAATACACACAATTGGCCCGTGTCCACACAACATAGTCAGATTGTTTCACAGCACTTGCCACTTTACTTAAATAAGAAATGACTTCGGAGTTTGCGAATAGTCCCTTCTGTCCTATCGCTTCATTGTTTATCTGCACGCCGATAATCGGATGTTTGTTCCCATTAGCTTTATCCCATTCACTTATATGCTTCATCACCACTCCTAACACATATGTTTCTCTTGCACATAAACGATCATCCGTCATATCCATGCTATAATCCGACATATCACGACGGATGCGGTAATCGCTTGTCGTTTCTTTTGAATCCGGTGCAGGAGAGTAAAGTACATAGTCAGGAGTACGTAGATGGTTCGGCATCTCTTTCGAGCGACTCAGCCATTGCACATGACCTCCACTATTGGCACCAAACCACAGCATTTCCATCTTCAGCCCATATTTATTCACCAATGTCAGGTATTCATCCAAAATCTTCCAATCAAAGTTATCTTTTTCCGGTTCTACTTCATACCAATGTACGGGAATGGAAACTGTATTAAATCCATCGGCCGCAGCCTGTGCAACCAAGGCTTCACAAGCGGCATCACTCCATTTCTCGGAATAACGCAACAAATCAAGCCGTATCTGGATATTAATCATATAATAAGGGGTTCCATCTACCCGCAACACGTATTTCTGTGCTCCTTCCAAACTCGTATCAACCCATGATACCGCATCCACGTTCTTCTTACTTTCAGAAATACGATTTTTAGCATCCAGTAATAAAGAGACATTTAACAGCAAGACACAAACTAAAATCCATCTATATTTTGGCTTCACAATCATCCTTTTTATATTTAAAGATTATCCGCATATTTGAGCAAAGTATGCGGATAACCTGTTTTTATTCTAATATTTATTTCTCAGCAGGCATATCGGCTGTAACAGGCCAATATGGATTTTGATAAATAGGAGAAGTTTCAACCGAACGTCCATCAGTCGATGTTATGAGGAATTGATCTATTCGGATAGGTTCCAAATAATGAGCCATTTTCCAGACAAAACCATCATGACAAATCTGATTACTTCTTTTTCTATAAGGACGGAGATATTCACTGTCATCCGGTGAAGAAACATTGGCTTTGCTATCATTTCCATATACCAATATAGTATTTCCTGTATTATCATTATACCAGTTTTGCATAGGTGTATTCCATAGATGAAAACCTTCGGGGATATAAGGTTCAGTAAGCATCTGATCCATAGCTCTCCAACGACATAAATCCATCCAACGGAAACCTTCGGAAAGAAGTTCACAACGACGTTCCCGGCGAATGTTATATAGTGTTTTGTCAGTCAATATCTGTCCCGCAGAATAGGCTCCCCAGTCGTTTTCAGCCTCTTTACTCATATTAGTTGCCACTATAGTAGCGTCAATATCTGTACTAACTAAAGCCCTGCTACGAAGTTTTTGCCAATATTCACGCGCCAAAGCATCAAGTGTTCCATTTCTCTCATAACTGGCTTCCATATAGTTCAACAACGCCTCTACCGACCGATATATGACAAGTCCTAAATAACCCTTATTCTGAACCAGATACTTACTATCCCAAGCACCTCCCTTACGTAATGCATATCCTGTTGTATAGGCATATTGCAAAGAACCTGTTGTTATATCAGGATAGGGTTCATCCAACCAAATATTGGTAAGCCCGGTAACACTTTCCACTAAAACATTCTTTTGCCCTGGTTCTTTCAAGAAAAGACTCAAACGACTGTCCCGATTTTGACGTACATCATTAATAGTTTTGTCTCCCTTATAATAGCCGTCGCCATCAGCATAAGTACCATGAGCATAAACAGGAAGTCCATCAGCCATCAAGAAGTTCTGTA encodes the following:
- a CDS encoding DUF4978 domain-containing protein translates to MKPKYRWILVCVLLLNVSLLLDAKNRISESKKNVDAVSWVDTSLEGAQKYVLRVDGTPYYMINIQIRLDLLRYSEKWSDAACEALVAQAAADGFNTVSIPVHWYEVEPEKDNFDWKILDEYLTLVNKYGLKMEMLWFGANSGGHVQWLSRSKEMPNHLRTPDYVLYSPAPDSKETTSDYRIRRDMSDYSMDMTDDRLCARETYVLGVVMKHISEWDKANGNKHPIIGVQINNEAIGQKGLFANSEVISYLSKVASAVKQSDYVVWTRANCVYWNVMARVYGNEERRISKEGTNLDFMGIDTYRHHFSSDTSFVASMRYNMPYVGKNFRMIMETNTNVPYAAQMHLAALSGNSAFDFYSIESLYGRDGDMVKPLVAYLEDIRLVNKILSSDRVDLAINAHGYGLFVHNWEGGNSTPSVSNAGIVFEPNYPTSQGISILRSNTELVLMSSKGGRFTLPDGIDVLSASKGYFDDNNCWVNEGEVLLSSSVLFDASPSTNRSLSVEAGTTVLLICKDLGLTIPYIIYQAENAILCAGTKSDAAIEGVGFAGNGYAQLPSSEGACIIWKRVDGKAGGKKTLKIRYSNGSGKAVKCLLFVNGKMQVIQLEDTGSWTNYRTVETMVTLNAAMDNLIKLESTGNYKRVNRVVYPLSAGNIDELQLF